aaaacaatcaaattcCACTCTGGCACGTTACACCCCTCATCCCTGTCTTTAACTCAGGCTAAGAACCCTCCCTgaacaatccccccccccccatgtgcaCTAAGAAACCTCTCACTGACACTTACACTACTGTGATGAATCCAGTCATGATGGTATCTGAGCTCAGGAGTTCTGTGGTAAAGCTTCTGAGTGTGAAtgctgacctgggatcagtcCCCTCGACCCTACGTCTTAGCCCGTTACACCCTAATGAACAAAACTGTGAGGTGTGTGAAGCTGATCATACACTGAGCTGATACCTGAGTCCTGGAGTCTCTTGCTACGTTtgcctttttttggttttttggttttgttttttttttggttttttacaATTCCCACATGCAAGTAGTTTCCAGCAGTTATTGTTGCCGTTTGTATGGTAAAGTTGTATTTTGCGGGTGCATGTGTTGAGGAGAAAGCACGTGATTTTGCCTACGTTttcggtttgtttgttttttttattggaatGGACGGATTCGAGAAAATGGACACAGTATCTAAAAAGTCGTTTATTTGACATAATATTGTTAACGCTAGTGGTTCTcgaaataaatgttgtgtttttaGTAAGAGACCATGGTGTTGTCGATATAATAAGTCAGTCTGTTTCTGGCATTTTGACATAGCTGTTGATAATTCTGATAAATCTTCACGCTGCACGTAAAACaataccaaaaataaaattaacggTTCGTGCCACTATTGATAGAAACCAAAAGTAATATGACCGACTAGTTCATAGTCATGCGTAGTCATGCACGCCAGGGCACGCCAGGGGGCGCAATCTGGCCTGTTCATTGTGAACCCAGTTCTTTTACTGGTAGCTGGCTTGCGTTAGCTAACCTATTTCTAAAACTAACCAGCCAATATGGTAGGAGGACGACCCTGAAGAAAACTTCCCTCCAAGTAAGTGACTTAAATGTGAGCTCAGTGCGGGAGTACTTTGTATCTAACGTGTTGGTTTTAAAAACGTAAATTTGCATTAACACTAACGTTGGTGGGCGAGGTTGTTCCATCTAGCGTTAGGTATTAGCCTGTTAGCTGGGTGGGCTGCGATTTAGCTGTGAGATTTTGAAAGCTATAAGGAGCATTTATAGTTCAATTCTGTATCTAACGTGCCTCAGTACAAACTGCACTAGTATAACTTGCACCCCGCTAGTTAACTAGAAACGTAGTCTTTCAGGATTGCACCCTTTATCATGGTTTCTGATGAGGCTAATTGGCTATCACGTATATACTTAAACATAATAGCTAGCTACGAGAAATATCAGcattgcttgctagctagttattaaaaaaaaaagacattctcTAGTCGGCGATTAATCGATGGACTCATTATGCCGATTGCATGACTGCTCAAATCTACCTAGATATAGCATTCGGGGGGGACCCATAATGACAGCTAGCTAAGATTCATATTCAGGTTACCGTCGCTGGACAGCCTTTTTCTTTACTAATTTGTTTCGGTGTCAATTAATCGAATCCTTCGTGTACGTTCCCTCTGCAGTGATGTGATGTAGGATCTAAACATGTGCGGTAGGACTGCTTGCACTCTCGCTCCGGCTGAGGTTCGGCGCGCCTCCCCGTATCCAGACCGGACCGGGCAGCGCCGGCGGCCGCAGTGGAGGGACGGAGATGCCGACAAGTACCGGCCATCCTACAACAAGAGTCCTCAGTCCTCCAGCCCGGTTCTGCTCTCCAATCGCCACTTCAACAAGGTAAGGTGCTATCAGTCTGTCTGTGATCACGTCCCAGTTTGTGTTCCTTTACAGATACAATAagtacattttctttcagaGTTAACAGAAGTGTTAATTAAAATTTCCAAACATAAGTTGCTTTAATAAACAGTGTAAATTGCTGGTATCGGTTAATTCACTTCAGCCCTGTTCTTGCTGTCAGGAAGCCCCAGTGGATGAGTGTGTCTTGGCAACAATGCGGTGGGGCCTTGTGCCGTCCTGGTTCAAGGAGAGCGACCCCAGCAAAATGCAGTACAACACCTCCAACTGTCGCCGTGAGAGCTTGTTGCAGAAGAAGTCTTATAAGGTGCCGCCAGTTCTGTTGGGGGCCACGTGGAAAAATCAGATCCCTTTATTTAGCTAAACCTTTTAGAGTAGTGGTTTCACGTTTATTTTGTGCCTCAGGAACCCCTGTTGAAAGGCCAGCGTTGTGTCATCCTGGCTGACGGCTTCTACGAGTGGAGGAGGCAGGGGAAGGACAAGCAGCCCTTCTTCATCTATTTCCCCCagagccagagagcagcagggcCCACCCAGCAGGGCACGTGGGGAGGGCCAGAATGCCAGgtgccagacagacagagtgtgggCCACAGAGACGAGCAGGTCAGGATGAATTTTGGACCTTTTCTGAGCCGGAGAAATGTATTTTAGCATGTGTAATCCATATACGAGAAATTGTATGCTTTGTGGGTGATGGGAATTCAAGGCCAATCCCCGTTCAGTGTCTTTTGTCCACCATttaggtttgggttttttttgttttttttttggttttttttgctttgacagGACAATGATGAGAGTACAGAATGGGCAGGTTGGCGCCTGCTTACCATCGCAGGGCTGTTTGATTGCTGgatgccccctggtggtggagAGGTTCTGTACACTTACACCGTGATCACAGTGGATGCTTCAGAAAACTTGAAAAGCATCCATGACAGGTGCAAAGTTGAAGATGTTTTAAAGTCATCGATGAAAACGGAGTAGAACAATTTAGAATGGGAGAATAACTCaagaattaatttataatttgaaattatttttctaaaatgcattaaaaattgTGATTTAGTATTAGATTAATACACCTTTACAGATATTATCACCTTGTAGTAT
The Electrophorus electricus isolate fEleEle1 chromosome 20, fEleEle1.pri, whole genome shotgun sequence genome window above contains:
- the hmces gene encoding abasic site processing protein HMCES, which produces MCGRTACTLAPAEVRRASPYPDRTGQRRRPQWRDGDADKYRPSYNKSPQSSSPVLLSNRHFNKEAPVDECVLATMRWGLVPSWFKESDPSKMQYNTSNCRRESLLQKKSYKEPLLKGQRCVILADGFYEWRRQGKDKQPFFIYFPQSQRAAGPTQQGTWGGPECQVPDRQSVGHRDEQDNDESTEWAGWRLLTIAGLFDCWMPPGGGEVLYTYTVITVDASENLKSIHDRMPAILDGEEEVRRWLDFGEVRSLEALKLLQSKSCLTFHPVSPLVNNSRNNSPECLQPLDPAVRKAPQASASSKALMSWLKTGSPKKRKEPDHNDEAKETEPTPPSGKREAKPIGPLQQWLLGYGACKKPRT